Proteins co-encoded in one Aspergillus luchuensis IFO 4308 DNA, chromosome 6, nearly complete sequence genomic window:
- a CDS encoding uncharacterized protein (COG:C,H;~EggNog:ENOG410Q2BI;~InterPro:IPR036188,IPR002938,IPR036249,IPR038220, IPR012941;~PFAM:PF07976,PF01494;~go_function: GO:0071949 - FAD binding [Evidence IEA]), with the protein MTRHPLAMAPYSSPSTTDLLIIGAGPAGLMAACWASQYTNMTTRIIDKYPSRTATGHADGIQSRTLEILESFGVVDPIIRKGVQHAEMCFWGYDKHTSGITRHKMDSAQTDKSRYNMVLLNQGIIEQIILDYLGLEQEGRVEVEYGKQAETLELLEEGEDEYPVVVGVKRVGQNGANGHCSDVETIRARYVIGCDGARSWTREQLQVPMRVCSGDTTWGVVDIAPITDFPDIRQSCAIHAGDRGSIMTAPRENRLVRFYIYPKGDGRLSVEGKDRSEVSLDEIVGAMAKVMKPYSLTYKHCDWWSIYKIGQRLVETYRPHDRIFLAGDAAHTHSPKGGQGLNVSMQDTYNLTWKLCSVITGEASPSILDTYELERRPVGEELLKLDTELVKAYEQDTSVTEGVERVRGQYIDFMTGTGVTYGSNDLITGKKADTSVAKNIKIGMRLSSYPVVGQADGISMQLVSRLTSNGAWRLLVFPGDLREPSNQSRLANFANQFNEQPHLPCLHKDLKSNRCCPLLETIVVHPSPRTSVNLLDLPEIFHPFDETWGWDYSRVFADDGSYGEACGHAYARYGIREETGCLVLCRPDQHVAWLGSLGDVEALDQYFGPFVGRK; encoded by the exons ATGACACGACACCCATTAGCAATGGCACCctactcctctccctccacgaCAGACCTCCTGATCATAGGCGCCGGCCCAGCCGGCCTCATGGCGGCCTGCTGGGCCTCACAATACACGAACATGACAACGCGAATCATCGACAAGTACCCCAGCCGAACAGCGACCGGACACGCAGACGGGATACAGAGCCGAACACTCGAGATCCTCGAGAGTTTCGGGGTAGTTGATCCGATAATACGGAAAGGTGTGCAACATGCGGAGATGTGTTTCTGG GGCTATGATAAGCATACGAGCGGGATAACGAGGCACAAGATGGACTCGGCTCAGACGGATAAGTCGAGATACAATATGGTGTTGCTGAATCAGGGGATCATTGAGCAGATTATTCTGGATTATTTGGGGTTAGagcaggaggggagggtggaggtggagtatGGGAAACAAGCGGAGACGTTGGAGCTGctagaggaaggggaggatgagtatccggttgttgttggggtgaaGAGGGTTGGCCAGAATG GGGCCAATGGGCATTGCAGTGATGTTGAGACCATTCGCGCGCGGTATGTTATCGGTTGCGACGGTGCGAGGAGCTGGACCAGAGAGCAGCTGCAGGTACCGATGCGGGTGTGTTCTGGAGATACCACTTGGGGCGTTGTGGATATCGCCCCGATCACTGATTTCC CGGACATTCGTCAGTCCTGTGCTATACATGCCGGGGACCGTGGCAGCATCATGACCGCACCCAGGGAGAATCGGCTGGTTCGCTTTTACATCTATCCCAAAGGCGATGGGAGGCTGAGTGTGGAGGGCAAAGACCGATCGGAAGTATCACTTGATGAGATTGTGGGAGCCATGGCGAAAGTCATGAAGCCCTACTCTTTGACCTATAAGCACTGCGACTGGTGGTCTATCTACAAG ATAGGTCAACGTTTAGTGGAAACGTATAGGCCACATGACAG GATCTTCCTGGCCGGCGACGCAGCGCATACGCACTCACCGAAAGGAGGTCAGGGTCTGAACGTGTCGATGCAGGATACATACAACCTAACATGGAAGCTATGCTCCGTTATCACAGGGGAAGCTTCTCCGAGTATACTCGATACATACGAATTGGAACGACGACCAGTTGGCGAAGAGCTGCTGAAGCTGGATACCGAGTTAGTTAAAGCGTACGAACAAGACACGAGCGTCACCGAAGGTGTCGAGCGCGTCCGTGGCCAATACATCGACTTCATGACTGGAACGGGGGTGACATATGGCTCGAATGATTTAATCACCGGAAAGAAGGCGGATACATCGGTCGCAAAGAATATCAAGATCGGTATGCGCCTGTCATCGTATCCAGTCGTGGGCCAGGCCGACGGGATCAGCATGCAGCTGGTTAGCAGGTTGACCAGTAATGGAGCATGGAGGCTGCTCGTATTCCCAGGCGACTTGCGTGAACCTAGCAACCAGAGTCGGCTGGCCAATTTTGCGAACCAATTCAACGAGCAACCTCATCTGCCATGCCTGCACAAAGACCTGAAATCGAACCGGTGTTGTCCCCTTCTCGAGACGATTGTGGTACATCCCAGCCCGAGAACTTCTGTGAACCTTCTGGATCTACCGGAAATATTCCATCCATTCGATGAGACGTGGGGATGGGATTACTCGAGGGTGTTTGCGGACGATGGCTCATACGGCGAAGCTT
- a CDS encoding uncharacterized protein (TransMembrane:1 (o42-63i)), whose protein sequence is MTSAQPDSYAKGPTLESDAPMNPGYQLPTELHWVNWSWRRSLLYMAGGILIGALVGLIVGLIVRFA, encoded by the coding sequence ATGACTTCCGCTCAGCCCGACAGCTACGCCAAAGGACCAACCCTTGAATCCGACGCGCCCATGAACCCAGGCTATCAGTTACCGACCGAGTTACACTGGGTGAACTGGTCGTGGCGCCGTTCGCTGTTATATATGGCTGGTGGGATCCTCATTGGGGCTCTCGTCGGGCTTATCGTCGGGCTGATAGTGCGGTTCGCGTGA
- a CDS encoding uncharacterized protein (COG:S;~EggNog:ENOG410PFQ6;~TransMembrane:4 (i83-111o131-153i191-211o648-669i)): MAARSSDGLRLLSDVNIPDARLHDDSSGEDDKSVIDLRDLGPGPRDSFRSDLTDTPPKGVDHGDQPHSLPLPTNKSRRRCSGLFVTLIVLGVYTTILSGVFFVVACIKPYYGSLIGNNARLTASSASLLSALLAKTIELSYVTVCVAFLGQLLSRRALAHGSEGVSIADMALRTWITQPGSLLMQWDVLRYVGWTTLGGLTLIVALVAMLYTTAAEALVSPSLVMGPIQPRLLQGNVFTEYSNPYYLEDACQTPITVDVDPTHWNETCLEMEIAGRSYHDYYQYLQGWAEMLKAGNSTSTALAYRPQPHALLYDNTTVTGRWIEVVNTTALSEQHGRVVNNVTAAYPHGGLFAAARNPANKIQQPIDMSGEGKYIIQASLPSPAINVMCVGMSHDELKPLIYTEWPNHKPFNASTWATAAPTYSINTNRTVVDDLFGFREDQGAPVFPIYPKAYNTILNPKVDNTSSIYILGSAPPGHDPKYVLCGLRGKLSGRCSAQYQVDPSGGDLSSRCEDAADRLQYNRIHPNTSEDQYLINWKSVAWEWADTVTLASGIQGDDAAIERTLMELVPSFDNTTNSSSLDPRLPSLSEALAVLAGSTALLGSQYSAFVPDWNYSTPSLDNPVVQVFNATLQSAGYASGRTSDWQQVFYVILAVVFLTNIMCLGFILFQGRGQLVTDFTEPPNLFALAVNSPGTVHAFSGAQLGAAGTPRLRDRWHVDMREESGHYYIRTHGQLQHFEDRAAN, from the exons ATGGCTGCCAGGTCGTCGGATGGGCTTCGTCTCCTGTCCGATGTCAACATCCCGGACGCAAGATTGCATGACGACTCATCCGGCGAGGACGATAAAAGCGTAATCGATCTGCGCGATCTCGGTCCGGGGCCACGCGATTCATTTCGTAGTGACTTGACCGATACACCACCCAAAGGTGTCGATCATGGCGATCAACCTCATTCTCTACCACTGCCGACCAATAAATCCAGGCGTCGGTGTTCGGGTCTCTTCGTCACTCTTATTGTGCTGGGCGTGTACACTACCATCCTGTCcggtgtcttcttcgtcgtcgcgTGTATCAAGCCCTACTATGGCAGTCTGATCGGCAACAATGCCAGGCTCACTGCCTCGTCCGCATCCTTGCTGAGCGCCCTGTTGGCCAAAACAATCGAGCTCTCCTATGTCACAGTTTGTGTTGCATTCCTGGGCCAGCTGTTGAGTCGGCGCGCTCTCGCGCATGGGTCAGAGGGCGTCAGCATCGCTGACATGGCGCTGCGAACCTGGATCACGCAGCCGGGGTCGCTGCTGATGCAGTGGGATGTGCTGCGCTATGTCGGGTGGACGACACTTGGTGGGTTGACGCTGATTGTTGCTCTGGTTGCAATGCTGTacaccactgctgctgaagCCCTAG TATCTCCAAGCTTGGTCATGGGCCCCATCCAGCCCCGACTTCTGCAGGGAAATGTCTTCACTGAATACTCCAACCCCTATTACTTGGAAGATGCCTGTCAGACTCCAATCACAGTCGATGTTGACCCGACACACTGGAATGAGACCTgtctggagatggagatagcCGGCCGCTCATACCACGACTACTATCAATACCTGCAAGGTTGGGCCGAAATGCTGAAAGCCGGAAATAGCACCTCAACCGCCCTCGCTTATCGCCCGCAGCCACATGCCTTGCTATACGACAACACAACAGTGACCGGTCGCTGGATCGAAGTCGTCAACACAACCGCCCTATCCGAACAACATGGTCGCGTCGTCAATAACGTCACCGCCGCCTACCCACACGGAGGCCTCTTCGCCGCTGCACGCAACCCCGCAAATAAGATCCAACAGCCTATTGACATGTCTGGAGAGGGCAAGTACATCATCCAAGCCTCTCTTCCATCGCCTGCTATTAATGTGATGTGCGTCGGCATGTCGCATGACGAGCTGAAACCCCTCATCTACACCGAGTGGCCCAACCATAAGCCCTTCAATGCATCGACGTGGGCAACCGCCGCACCAACATACTCAATCAACACAAACCGCACCGTCGTCGATGACCTCTTCGGCTTcagagaagaccaaggcgCCCCtgtcttccccatctaccCCAAAGCTTACAACACCATCCTAAACCCCAAAGTCGACAACACGAGCTCCATCTACATACTAGGCAGTGCTCCTCCAGGTCACGACCCGAAATACGTCCTCTGCGGACTGCGCGGGAAGCTTTCAGGTCGCTGCTCAGCGCAGTACCAGGTCGATCCGAGCGGCGGGGATTTGAGCTCACGCTGCGAAGACGCTGCTGACAGGCTGCAGTACAACCGGATACATCCTAACACGTCGGAGGATCAATACCTGATAAATTGGAAAAGCGTGGCATGGGAGTGGGCCGACACGGTGACTCTCGCGTCAGGCATCCAGGGTGACGACGCCGCTATTGAACGCACGCTGATGGAGTTGGTTCCGAGCTTCGATAACACCACTAATAGTTCTTCGCTGGATCCTCGACTTCCCTCGCTCAGTGAGGCTTTGGCCGTCTTAGCAGGGAGTACCGCCCTCCTCGGTAGCCAGTACTCTGCATTTGTTCCCGATTGGAATTACTCCACCCCCAGTCTAGATAACCCTGTCGTGCAGGTGTTCAATGCGACACTGCAGTCCGCCGGCTATGCGTCCGGCCGGACGAGTGACTGGCAGCAGGTGTTCTATGTTATTCTCGCTGTGGTCTTCCTGACGAACATCATGTGTCTTGGGTTCATTCTCTTCCAGGGACGCGGGCAGTTAGTGACAGATTTTACGGAACCACCGAATCTGTTCGCTTTAGCTGTGAATAGCCCGGGAACTGTGCATGCGTTCTCTGGAGCGCAGCTGGGAGCAGCGGGGACCCCGCGTTTGCGCGATCGATGGCATGTCGATATGCGCGAGGAGAGCGGGCATTATTATATTCGTACCCACGGACAGTTGCAGCATTTTGAGGATAGGGCGGCGAACTAA